The following are from one region of the Sorghum bicolor cultivar BTx623 chromosome 2, Sorghum_bicolor_NCBIv3, whole genome shotgun sequence genome:
- the LOC110432387 gene encoding uncharacterized protein LOC110432387: MEDQGVWEIMEPSGETSSQDATAVAAAKAKDRKAKACLLQCLPDDLLMQVAAKKTGKEVWDSLKARFVGEERVKEARLQNLKSEFDALRMKEDDSIDQYAGRLTGMSVRYSNLGGSLGDAALVKKLFDTVPGRFINVVAGIEQFYDLKKLAFEEAVGRLKTYEERTRRGAGAVAKTDTGQVLLTQAEWEARQKRSAGEGSGKRSSESSSRGRGRGRGGNGGGRGGQGDAAKDGTSKRDKSHIKCFKCHKYGHYANRCPGEEKKKEEAHHTSAVEFEPTVLLAETVFPGRLEHPSSEELLSEN, translated from the coding sequence ATGGAGGATCAAGGTGTTTGGGAGATCATGGAGCCGTCGGGGGAGACGTCTTCGCAGGATGCGACGGCGGTTGCGGCGGCGAAGGCGAAGGACAGGAAGGCGAAGGCGTGCTTGCTGCAATGTCTTCCTGATGACCTGCTGATGCAAGTCGCGGCGAAGAAGACCGGGAAGGAGGTCTGGGACTCGCTGAAGGCGAGATTCGTTGGCGAGGAGCGGGTGAAGGAGGCGCGGTTGCAGAACCTGAAGAGCGAGTTCGATGCGCTGAGGATGAAGGAGGATGACTCGATTGATCAGTATGCCGGACGGTTGACGGGGATGTCAGTCCGGTATAGCAATCTTGGTGGATCGCTCGGTGATGCAGCACTTGTGAAGAAACTGTTCGACACAGTGCCCGGGCGGTTCATCAATGTGGTTGCAGGGATCGAGCAATTCTATGATCTCAAGAAATTGGCGTTCGAAGAAGCAGTGGGTCGACTGAAGACGTATGAAGAACGTACCAGGCGGGGAGCAGGCGCAGTGGCGAAGACAGACACTGGTCAAGTGCTGTTGACGCAAGCTGAGTGGGAAGCGAGGCAGAAGCGGTCTGCTGGAGAAGGATCTGGGAAGAGATCGTCAGAGAGCAGCAGCCGAGGTCGCGGGCGTGGCCGTGGAGGGAATGGCGGTGGTCGTGGCGGGCAAGGCGATGCTGCGAAGGATGGCACTAGTAAACGTGACAAGAGTCACATAAAGTGCTTCAAGTGTCACAAGTATGGACACTATGCAAATAGATGTCCTGGtgaggaaaagaagaaagaagaagctcatCATACCAGTGCAGTGGAGTTTGAGCCCACGGTGTTGCTCGCCGAGACGGTTTTCCCGGGGAGGCTTGAGCACCCAAGTTCAGAAGAGCTATTGTCAGAAAACTGA